In one Modestobacter sp. L9-4 genomic region, the following are encoded:
- a CDS encoding single-stranded DNA-binding protein, with amino-acid sequence MSLTVIDRNDVVLRGRLSAPPELRPMPSGDTLLLFKLVVRREDPRPRGPRSDVITCVSYAPALQRYAAAWTVEDVVEVEGSLQRRFWRTPTGTAVAYEVSCRRGRKVGRTSRAQPA; translated from the coding sequence ATGAGCCTGACCGTGATCGACCGCAACGACGTCGTCCTGCGGGGGCGGCTGAGCGCGCCCCCGGAGCTCCGCCCCATGCCCAGCGGGGACACGCTCCTGCTGTTCAAGCTCGTCGTGCGCCGCGAGGACCCGCGACCGCGCGGCCCGAGGTCCGACGTCATCACCTGCGTGAGCTACGCACCCGCTCTGCAGCGGTACGCGGCGGCCTGGACCGTCGAGGACGTCGTCGAGGTCGAGGGCTCGCTGCAGCGCCGGTTCTGGCGCACCCCCACCGGCACCGCCGTGGCCTACGAGGTCAGCTGCCGCCGCGGCCGCAAGGTGGGCCGCACGTCACGCGCCCAGCCGGCCTGA
- a CDS encoding DUF1015 domain-containing protein produces the protein MPSTSADAPPPDEAGLDVRPFRALLYRDHDAAQLARVSSPAYDLVTAAGRERLAAADPHNIVRLILPHVDPADSPEGTRAGRDRASATVAAQTLHAWLAEGVLVREEAPALWRYEMSAPGSEPTTGWLGAVTVPPAGSAAVLPHEDTFAPAVAGRAALLAATDTDLEPIVLAHDADAVVAELTDRVAVGSPPTVEVADPDGVVHRLWRVTDPDVLDRLPRALAATRAVIADGHHRFAAARDHQQAHGGHGSVLALLTPMGAGGLRLQAIHRVVPDLALADALATAAAGFAVQDLSPTDGDLRRVVEDWTARRDGPAFLVTDGVGVAELSHPAPEMLAAVPAEAPAAWRRLDVVLAHAAVLSRLWGLPDDPASVLIAHDVDEALQSARDRSGVALLLRSPSPSDVAAVARAGARMPRKSTLFVPKPRTGLVLRPHED, from the coding sequence GTGCCCTCGACGTCGGCGGACGCCCCGCCTCCTGACGAAGCGGGCCTCGACGTCCGGCCGTTCCGTGCCCTGCTGTACCGCGACCACGACGCCGCGCAGCTGGCGCGGGTGAGCTCGCCGGCCTACGACCTGGTGACCGCGGCGGGCCGCGAGCGTCTGGCCGCGGCCGATCCGCACAACATCGTCCGCCTGATCCTGCCCCACGTCGACCCGGCTGACAGCCCGGAGGGAACCCGGGCCGGCCGGGACCGCGCGTCGGCCACGGTCGCGGCGCAGACGCTGCACGCCTGGCTGGCCGAGGGCGTGCTGGTGCGCGAGGAGGCCCCTGCCCTGTGGCGGTACGAGATGAGCGCCCCCGGCAGCGAGCCGACGACGGGCTGGCTGGGCGCGGTCACCGTGCCGCCGGCGGGGTCGGCGGCGGTGCTGCCGCACGAGGACACGTTCGCGCCCGCCGTCGCCGGGCGGGCCGCACTGCTGGCCGCCACCGACACCGACCTCGAGCCGATCGTGCTGGCCCACGACGCCGACGCCGTGGTCGCGGAGCTGACCGACCGGGTCGCCGTCGGCAGCCCGCCCACGGTCGAGGTCGCCGACCCCGACGGGGTCGTGCACCGGCTGTGGCGGGTCACCGACCCCGACGTGCTGGACCGGTTGCCCCGGGCGCTGGCCGCCACCCGGGCCGTGATCGCTGACGGCCACCACCGGTTCGCCGCCGCTCGCGACCACCAGCAGGCGCACGGCGGGCACGGCAGCGTGCTGGCGCTGTTGACCCCGATGGGCGCCGGGGGCCTGCGCCTGCAGGCGATCCACCGGGTGGTGCCCGACCTCGCCCTCGCCGACGCGCTCGCCACGGCCGCGGCCGGCTTCGCCGTGCAGGACCTCTCCCCCACCGACGGTGACCTGCGCCGGGTGGTCGAGGACTGGACGGCACGGCGGGACGGCCCGGCCTTCCTGGTCACCGACGGGGTGGGTGTCGCCGAGCTGTCCCACCCCGCGCCGGAGATGCTCGCCGCCGTCCCCGCGGAGGCACCGGCGGCGTGGCGCCGGCTCGACGTCGTCCTGGCGCACGCCGCGGTGCTGTCCCGGCTGTGGGGGCTGCCCGACGACCCGGCGTCGGTGCTCATCGCCCACGACGTGGACGAGGCGCTGCAGTCGGCCCGGGACCGGTCCGGCGTAGCGCTGCTGCTGCGCTCGCCGTCGCCCTCGGACGTGGCCGCGGTGGCGCGGGCCGGCGCCCGGATGCCGCGCAAGTCGACGCTGTTCGTGCCCAAGCCCCGCACGGGCCTGGTCCTGCGACCGCACGAGGACTGA
- a CDS encoding tetratricopeptide repeat protein, whose translation MVDPGQPDGGVYEWYQRGLQLLAARNPAAAATLLERAVAAEPASRSVREALARAQYDAGRYRDAIDSFTSLIAANPTDDYAQFGLGLAASRAGDLELAAEHLALAVAMRPDLDHYARALRGVRARRGLAEELP comes from the coding sequence GTGGTCGACCCAGGACAGCCCGACGGCGGGGTCTACGAGTGGTACCAGCGGGGGCTGCAGCTGCTGGCCGCCCGCAACCCGGCTGCGGCCGCGACGCTCCTGGAGCGGGCGGTGGCCGCCGAACCGGCCTCCCGCAGTGTCCGGGAGGCCCTGGCCCGCGCCCAGTACGACGCCGGCCGCTACCGGGACGCGATCGACAGCTTCACCTCCCTCATCGCCGCCAACCCCACCGACGACTACGCCCAGTTCGGGCTCGGCCTGGCCGCCAGCCGGGCCGGCGACCTCGAGCTGGCCGCCGAGCACCTCGCCCTGGCCGTGGCCATGCGCCCCGACCTCGACCACTACGCCCGCGCGCTGCGCGGGGTCCGGGCCCGCCGCGGCCTGGCGGAGGAGCTCCCATGA
- a CDS encoding HAD-IIA family hydrolase, whose product MTDDRPPLSAGSDAPPTATHDVALLDLDGVVYVGPAAVPGVPVALSDARTAGMRLGFVTNNAARTPEQVAAHLTELGVPAEPGDVITSSQAAASVVAGLVGAGGRVLAVGGPGVTAALTAAGLTVVERAEDSPAAVVQGYGPAVGWTQLAEAVVAVRGGARHVATNTDATIPSPRGVLPGNGALVGVVSTVTGQQPLVTGKPDPAMHAECVRRTDARRPLVVGDRLDTDIEGARRAGADSLLVLSGVATPADLLAAGPVHRPDLLAPDAAGLLTAHPPVTRAGAAWRCRGWTAEAVDGVLTLQADGSDTGQTDGLDGLRALAVAHWAEHPGEGAPAVVRGGDAVATEALRGWGLAGD is encoded by the coding sequence GTGACCGACGACCGGCCCCCGCTCTCGGCAGGCAGCGACGCGCCGCCCACCGCCACCCACGACGTCGCCCTGCTCGACCTCGACGGCGTCGTCTACGTCGGGCCGGCCGCGGTGCCCGGGGTGCCCGTGGCGCTCAGCGACGCCCGCACCGCCGGCATGCGGCTGGGGTTCGTCACCAACAACGCCGCCCGCACCCCCGAGCAGGTGGCCGCCCACCTCACCGAGCTGGGCGTCCCGGCCGAGCCCGGCGACGTCATCACCAGCTCGCAGGCGGCCGCCTCCGTGGTGGCCGGCCTCGTCGGGGCCGGCGGCCGGGTGCTCGCCGTCGGCGGACCCGGGGTCACGGCGGCGCTGACCGCGGCCGGGCTGACCGTCGTGGAGCGAGCCGAGGACTCCCCGGCCGCCGTCGTCCAGGGCTACGGGCCGGCGGTGGGGTGGACGCAGCTGGCCGAGGCCGTCGTCGCCGTCCGGGGCGGGGCGCGGCACGTCGCCACGAACACCGACGCGACCATCCCGTCCCCGCGCGGTGTGCTGCCGGGCAACGGCGCCCTGGTGGGGGTGGTCAGCACCGTCACCGGTCAGCAGCCGCTGGTCACCGGCAAGCCCGACCCGGCCATGCACGCCGAGTGCGTCCGGCGCACCGATGCCCGCCGGCCGCTGGTCGTCGGCGACCGGCTCGACACCGACATCGAGGGCGCGCGCCGGGCCGGCGCCGACAGCCTGCTGGTGCTCTCCGGCGTCGCGACCCCCGCCGACCTGCTCGCCGCCGGGCCCGTACACCGGCCAGACCTGCTCGCCCCCGACGCCGCCGGGCTGCTCACCGCCCACCCGCCGGTGACGCGGGCGGGTGCGGCGTGGCGCTGCCGCGGGTGGACGGCCGAGGCGGTCGACGGCGTGCTCACCCTGCAGGCCGACGGGTCCGACACCGGGCAGACCGACGGGCTGGACGGCCTGCGGGCGCTGGCCGTCGCGCACTGGGCCGAGCACCCGGGAGAGGGGGCACCGGCCGTCGTCCGCGGTGGTGACGCCGTCGCGACCGAGGCGCTGCGCGGCTGGGGGCTGGCCGGCGACTGA
- a CDS encoding sterol-binding protein, which yields MTALDGFVGKLAAADGARDLDRTVSCRLTDLGQVVAGRLALGSVHDMTAVPDSPVVPKADIRLTMTSDDLLALTSGELAFAPAWATGRVKLEAGLRDMLRLRSLL from the coding sequence ATGACCGCCCTGGACGGCTTCGTCGGGAAGCTGGCCGCCGCCGACGGCGCCCGCGACCTCGACCGCACCGTGTCCTGCCGGCTGACCGACCTCGGTCAGGTGGTCGCCGGCCGGCTGGCGCTGGGCTCGGTGCACGACATGACCGCGGTACCGGACTCCCCGGTCGTGCCCAAGGCCGACATCCGCCTGACCATGACCAGCGACGACCTGCTCGCGCTGACCTCCGGCGAGCTCGCCTTCGCCCCCGCGTGGGCCACCGGCCGGGTGAAGCTGGAGGCCGGGCTGCGCGACATGCTGCGGCTGCGCTCCCTGCTCTGA
- a CDS encoding TlyA family RNA methyltransferase, which translates to MARRSRLDAELVRRGLARSREHAVTLIAEGRVTVGGQAATKPATGVEAGQPVVVRTDPDQPSWVSRGAHKLLGALEAFPVVVEGRRALDAGASTGGFTEVLLRRGVGEVVAVDVGYGELAWSLRTDERVTVHERTNVRELTPEAIGGPVDLVVADLSFISLRLVLPALTACAHPDADLLPMVKPQFEVGRERIGAGGVVRDLGHRADAVLTVARAAADLGWGTAGVVASPLPGPAGNVEFFLWLRRDAPPPEQADIDRAVQEGPP; encoded by the coding sequence ATGGCCCGCCGCAGCCGGCTCGACGCCGAACTCGTCCGCCGCGGGCTGGCCCGCTCCCGCGAGCACGCCGTCACCCTCATCGCCGAGGGCCGGGTCACCGTGGGCGGCCAGGCCGCGACCAAGCCCGCCACCGGCGTGGAGGCCGGTCAGCCCGTCGTCGTCCGCACCGACCCCGACCAGCCCAGCTGGGTGTCCCGGGGGGCGCACAAGCTGCTCGGCGCCCTGGAGGCCTTCCCGGTCGTCGTCGAGGGCCGGCGCGCGCTGGACGCCGGGGCGTCGACCGGCGGGTTCACCGAGGTGCTGCTGCGCCGCGGCGTCGGCGAGGTCGTCGCGGTCGACGTCGGCTACGGCGAGCTCGCCTGGTCGCTGCGCACCGACGAGCGGGTCACCGTCCACGAGCGCACCAACGTGCGCGAGCTTACCCCCGAGGCGATCGGTGGACCGGTCGACCTGGTGGTCGCCGACCTCTCCTTCATCTCGCTGCGGCTGGTGCTGCCGGCCCTCACCGCCTGCGCGCACCCCGACGCCGACCTGCTGCCGATGGTCAAGCCGCAGTTCGAGGTGGGGCGCGAGCGGATCGGCGCCGGGGGCGTCGTCCGCGACCTCGGGCACCGCGCCGACGCGGTGCTGACCGTGGCGCGCGCCGCCGCCGATCTCGGCTGGGGCACCGCCGGTGTCGTGGCCAGCCCGTTGCCCGGCCCCGCCGGGAACGTGGAGTTCTTCCTCTGGCTGCGCCGGGACGCGCCGCCACCGGAGCAGGCCGACATCGACCGAGCAGTTCAGGAAGGACCACCGTGA
- a CDS encoding NAD kinase yields MTQGIVAPAGQTTRRVLLAVHTGRADIVDLARSAAARLTRAGIVVRLLDDEAEDMAVPGAEVCPFGPGAAEGVELVLVFGGDGTFLRAAELARSTDAAIVGVNLGRVGFLAETEPDAIEEMIAAVERREYQVEERLTLDATVYDDAGELVGETWGLNEVSIEKVDRARVLDVVLEVDGRPLTSFGCDGILCATPTGSTAYAFSAGGPVVWPDVDALLVVPTNAHALFARPLVASPASVLTVAIPPDGNRARVSADGRRVIDVPDGGRVEVRRSDRPVRIARVNPTSFSDRLVAKFGLPVRGFRDARSHGPGHEAPVFAQNVLTRGIATAGSPTVGSPAHDDAPTEEAAGGSPHRTA; encoded by the coding sequence GTGACCCAGGGCATCGTCGCTCCGGCCGGTCAGACCACCCGCCGCGTCCTGCTGGCCGTGCACACCGGGCGGGCCGACATCGTCGACCTCGCCCGGTCGGCTGCGGCCCGCCTCACCCGGGCGGGCATCGTCGTGCGCCTGCTCGACGACGAGGCCGAGGACATGGCCGTGCCCGGTGCCGAGGTGTGCCCGTTCGGGCCCGGCGCGGCCGAGGGCGTGGAGCTCGTGCTGGTCTTCGGTGGTGACGGCACCTTCCTGCGCGCCGCGGAGCTCGCCCGGAGCACCGACGCGGCCATCGTCGGGGTGAACCTGGGGCGGGTCGGCTTCCTCGCCGAGACCGAGCCCGACGCCATCGAGGAGATGATCGCTGCCGTCGAGCGGCGCGAGTACCAGGTCGAGGAGCGGCTCACCCTCGACGCGACGGTCTACGACGACGCCGGTGAGCTCGTCGGGGAGACCTGGGGGCTCAACGAGGTCTCCATCGAGAAGGTCGACCGTGCCCGGGTCCTCGACGTGGTCCTGGAGGTCGACGGCCGGCCGCTGACCAGCTTCGGTTGCGACGGCATCCTGTGCGCCACCCCGACCGGCTCCACCGCCTACGCCTTCTCCGCCGGCGGCCCGGTCGTGTGGCCCGACGTCGACGCGCTGCTGGTGGTGCCCACGAACGCGCATGCGCTGTTCGCGCGCCCGCTGGTCGCCTCGCCGGCCTCGGTGCTCACCGTCGCCATCCCACCCGACGGCAACCGCGCCCGGGTCTCCGCCGACGGCCGCCGGGTCATCGACGTGCCCGACGGCGGACGCGTCGAGGTGCGCCGGTCCGACCGGCCGGTGCGGATCGCCCGGGTCAACCCGACCAGCTTCAGCGACCGCCTGGTCGCCAAGTTCGGGCTCCCGGTGCGCGGCTTCCGCGACGCCCGCTCGCACGGCCCCGGCCACGAGGCCCCGGTCTTCGCCCAGAACGTGCTCACCCGCGGCATCGCCACCGCCGGCAGCCCGACCGTCGGCAGCCCGGCGCACGACGACGCCCCGACCGAGGAGGCAGCCGGTGGCTCCCCGCACCGCACGGCCTGA
- the recN gene encoding DNA repair protein RecN has product MAPRTARPERTTARKPAAPPVTAPPDDVPTPGDATPAGAAPAGRAPSGGVPRNGALSELHLHGLGSIDDVTLELGPGLTVVTGETGAGKTMVVTGLTLLFGGRADQGRVRAGVRAGVEGRLVLPSDSPVWARAVEAGAEPDEDGSLILARTFSAEGRSRAHLGGRSVPVGVVSELAEQLVAVHGQTDQLRLTRPAEQRRALDRYAGAAHLAVLEQHRAAYTTWRALAEDLDRRRSQARELAQTAEVLRHGLEDIAAVAPEEGEDEALDAQARRLGDADALRSAADTARFALVGDVTGELGGGGDAESDASTALAVAERALAGSDDPALVLLARDLADAVAVVSDVAVQLAGYVADLDADPARLAEVLDRRAAITALVRKYADPGEGLAGVLAWSADAASRLSQLDVSDEALEALQAQRDAARAELDALSVQVTAGRRAAAAGFAAEVGTELAGLAMKNAQVSFQIDTDPDHPGPEGVDEVVLLMSPHPGAPTRPVHKGASGGELSRVMLAIEVVFAGADPVPVMVFDEVDAGVGGSAAGEIGRRLARLAAEHQVVVVTHLAQVAAFADTHLVVDKSPDTAQGVTATDIRAVRGEDRVRELARMLSGLADSDTGQAHARELLAVAAERQ; this is encoded by the coding sequence GTGGCTCCCCGCACCGCACGGCCTGAGCGGACGACGGCCCGGAAGCCGGCCGCACCGCCCGTCACCGCGCCGCCCGACGACGTCCCGACGCCCGGTGACGCCACACCCGCCGGCGCCGCACCCGCCGGCCGCGCACCCAGCGGCGGCGTGCCGCGCAACGGGGCGCTGTCCGAGCTGCACCTGCACGGTCTCGGGTCGATCGACGACGTCACCCTCGAGCTCGGTCCCGGCCTGACCGTCGTCACCGGCGAGACCGGCGCCGGCAAGACCATGGTGGTCACCGGCCTGACCCTGCTGTTCGGTGGTCGCGCCGACCAGGGACGGGTCCGCGCCGGGGTGCGGGCCGGCGTCGAGGGGCGTCTCGTGCTGCCCAGCGACTCACCCGTCTGGGCGCGCGCGGTCGAGGCCGGCGCCGAGCCCGACGAGGACGGCAGCCTCATCCTGGCCCGCACGTTCAGCGCCGAGGGCCGGTCCCGGGCACACCTGGGCGGGCGCAGCGTGCCGGTCGGCGTGGTGTCGGAGCTGGCCGAGCAGTTGGTGGCCGTGCACGGCCAGACCGACCAGCTGCGGCTGACCCGCCCGGCCGAGCAGCGACGGGCGCTGGACCGCTACGCGGGTGCCGCGCACCTGGCCGTGCTGGAGCAGCACCGCGCCGCCTACACCACCTGGCGCGCACTGGCCGAGGACCTCGACCGCCGCCGCAGCCAGGCCCGCGAGCTCGCGCAGACGGCCGAGGTGCTGCGCCACGGCCTGGAGGACATCGCCGCGGTCGCGCCCGAGGAGGGCGAGGACGAGGCGCTGGACGCCCAGGCCCGCCGGCTCGGCGACGCCGACGCGCTGCGGTCGGCCGCCGACACCGCCCGGTTCGCGCTGGTCGGCGACGTGACCGGCGAGCTGGGCGGGGGAGGGGACGCCGAGAGCGACGCCTCCACCGCGCTGGCCGTCGCCGAGCGGGCGCTGGCCGGGTCCGACGACCCGGCGCTGGTGCTGCTGGCCCGCGACCTCGCCGACGCCGTCGCCGTGGTCTCCGACGTCGCCGTGCAGCTGGCCGGGTACGTGGCCGACCTGGACGCCGACCCCGCGCGGCTGGCCGAGGTGCTGGACCGCCGCGCGGCGATCACCGCGCTGGTGCGCAAGTACGCCGACCCGGGCGAGGGCCTGGCCGGGGTCCTGGCGTGGTCGGCGGACGCGGCGTCCCGGCTGAGCCAGCTGGACGTCTCCGACGAGGCGCTCGAGGCGCTGCAGGCCCAGCGGGACGCCGCCCGCGCCGAGCTGGACGCGCTCTCCGTGCAGGTCACGGCCGGGCGCCGGGCCGCTGCTGCCGGGTTCGCGGCCGAGGTCGGCACCGAGCTGGCCGGGCTGGCGATGAAGAACGCCCAGGTGTCCTTCCAGATCGACACCGACCCCGACCACCCCGGGCCCGAGGGCGTCGACGAGGTGGTCCTGTTGATGTCGCCGCACCCCGGGGCGCCGACCCGACCGGTGCACAAGGGCGCCTCCGGCGGTGAGCTCTCCCGCGTCATGCTCGCCATCGAGGTGGTGTTCGCCGGTGCCGACCCGGTGCCGGTGATGGTGTTCGACGAGGTCGACGCCGGCGTCGGTGGCTCCGCGGCCGGCGAGATCGGCCGGCGCCTGGCCCGGCTGGCGGCCGAGCACCAGGTCGTCGTGGTCACCCACCTGGCCCAGGTCGCCGCCTTCGCCGACACCCACCTGGTGGTGGACAAGTCCCCGGACACCGCGCAGGGCGTCACCGCGACCGACATCCGCGCGGTGCGCGGGGAGGACCGGGTGCGCGAGCTGGCCCGGATGCTGTCCGGTCTCGCCGACAGTGACACCGGTCAGGCCCACGCCCGTGAGCTGCTCGCGGTGGCCGCCGAACGCCAGTAG
- a CDS encoding TetR/AcrR family transcriptional regulator, giving the protein MFEDPTAAPDGAVVPDPGTALPETPAAVVELRSRPPVPEAAGAPVPAALEPNVTVTPPDDVALTDGAHEVAASEVGSSEVGGLEAGVFEAGVLEATALGAGALEAGSSEVVASDAVVSDGDAVPADAPGPGRRARRRDRRGPNLREQRRQRTREAIVDAAAELFVERGFDAVSVSEIAQRAGVVEKTVFNHFPVKEGLVFESDPPMRAALLDAVRRRPAGESVAAAAGGFVVAAVSQLGDPAAAEGMTEMTRVIRGSRTLQGREREILGALTDSLAEQITLETRATPGELEPWLAANAVLGLYSSLLELARDRVLAGASGPALVTELRTRGQRGLALLQFGLAGYAKRR; this is encoded by the coding sequence GTGTTCGAGGACCCCACCGCGGCACCGGACGGCGCGGTCGTCCCCGATCCCGGGACGGCGCTGCCCGAGACGCCCGCCGCCGTGGTCGAGCTGCGGTCCCGCCCGCCGGTGCCCGAGGCCGCCGGCGCCCCGGTACCCGCCGCGCTGGAGCCGAACGTCACGGTCACCCCGCCCGACGACGTGGCCCTGACCGACGGGGCGCACGAGGTCGCGGCGTCGGAGGTCGGGTCGTCCGAGGTCGGGGGGCTCGAGGCCGGGGTGTTCGAGGCCGGGGTGCTCGAGGCCACTGCACTCGGAGCCGGGGCGCTCGAGGCCGGGTCGTCCGAGGTCGTGGCGTCCGACGCCGTGGTGTCCGACGGTGACGCCGTGCCCGCGGACGCCCCCGGCCCCGGCCGCCGCGCGCGCCGTCGCGACCGGCGCGGCCCGAACCTGCGTGAGCAGCGCCGGCAGCGCACGCGCGAGGCGATCGTGGACGCGGCCGCCGAGCTGTTCGTCGAGCGCGGCTTCGACGCCGTGAGCGTCAGCGAGATCGCCCAGCGCGCCGGTGTGGTCGAGAAGACGGTCTTCAACCACTTCCCGGTCAAGGAGGGGCTGGTCTTCGAGTCCGACCCGCCGATGCGTGCGGCCCTGCTGGACGCCGTCCGGCGCCGACCGGCCGGGGAGTCCGTGGCCGCGGCCGCCGGTGGCTTCGTCGTCGCCGCGGTGAGCCAGCTCGGTGACCCCGCAGCCGCCGAGGGCATGACCGAGATGACCCGGGTCATCCGCGGCAGCCGCACCCTGCAGGGCCGGGAACGGGAGATCCTCGGCGCGCTGACCGACTCCCTGGCCGAGCAGATCACCCTGGAGACGCGCGCGACGCCGGGTGAGCTGGAACCGTGGCTGGCCGCCAACGCGGTGCTCGGGCTGTACTCCTCGCTGCTGGAGCTGGCCCGCGACCGGGTGCTGGCCGGGGCGTCCGGACCGGCGCTGGTCACCGAGCTGCGCACCCGCGGTCAGCGCGGTCTCGCCCTGCTGCAGTTCGGCCTGGCGGGCTACGCCAAGCGCCGCTAG
- the steA gene encoding putative cytokinetic ring protein SteA has translation MRIGPLRRGGVPDQAPGVTGPARLDRRTKNLTKRLRPGDIAVIDHVDVDRVAADALVACQVAAVVNAAPSTSGRYPNLGPGVLVDAGIPLIDGVGKEVFTRVREGTRLRIEGDQVFAGETLVAEGVEQTPERVAEAMVEARAGLSAQLEAFAANTMEYMKRERALLLDGVGVPDVTTRIDGRHVLIVVRGYDYREDLQALRPYIRDYRPVLIGVDGGADALKEAGYQPDMIIGDMDSVSDAVLRCGAEVVVHAYPDGQAPGLQRVTDLGVPAITFPAAATSEDIAMLLADEKGASLIVAVGTHATLVEFLDKGRGGMASTFLTRLRLGGKLVDAKGVSRLYRSRISTLALVLLVLAALASIVAALAVSTAGRVYFDLLIDQWDSFVFWLENLFS, from the coding sequence ATGCGCATCGGCCCCCTGCGGCGCGGAGGAGTGCCGGACCAGGCACCGGGCGTGACCGGTCCGGCGCGGCTGGACCGACGGACGAAGAACCTCACCAAGCGCCTGCGCCCGGGCGACATCGCGGTCATCGACCACGTCGACGTCGACCGGGTGGCCGCCGACGCACTCGTCGCCTGCCAGGTCGCCGCCGTCGTGAACGCCGCACCCAGCACGTCGGGCCGCTACCCGAACCTGGGTCCCGGCGTCCTGGTCGACGCGGGCATCCCGCTGATCGACGGGGTGGGCAAGGAGGTCTTCACCCGGGTCCGCGAGGGCACCCGGCTGCGGATCGAGGGTGACCAGGTCTTCGCGGGGGAGACGCTGGTCGCCGAGGGCGTGGAGCAGACGCCCGAGCGCGTGGCCGAGGCGATGGTGGAGGCCCGCGCCGGTCTGTCGGCCCAGCTGGAGGCCTTCGCGGCCAACACGATGGAGTACATGAAGCGCGAGCGCGCGCTGCTGCTCGACGGTGTGGGCGTGCCCGACGTGACCACCCGGATCGACGGCCGGCACGTGCTGATCGTCGTCCGCGGCTACGACTACCGGGAGGACCTGCAGGCGCTGCGGCCCTACATCCGCGACTACCGGCCGGTGCTCATCGGGGTCGACGGCGGGGCCGACGCGCTCAAGGAGGCCGGCTACCAGCCGGACATGATCATCGGGGACATGGACTCCGTCAGCGACGCGGTGCTGCGCTGCGGGGCCGAGGTCGTGGTGCACGCCTACCCCGACGGGCAGGCCCCGGGCCTGCAGCGGGTCACCGACCTCGGCGTCCCCGCCATCACCTTCCCCGCCGCGGCTACCAGCGAGGACATTGCGATGCTGCTGGCCGACGAGAAGGGCGCCTCGCTCATCGTCGCCGTGGGCACGCACGCCACCCTGGTGGAGTTCCTGGACAAGGGCCGCGGCGGCATGGCCTCGACCTTCCTCACCCGGCTCCGGCTGGGCGGCAAGCTGGTCGACGCCAAGGGCGTGAGCCGGCTCTACCGCAGCCGCATCTCCACCCTGGCCCTGGTCCTCCTGGTGCTGGCCGCGCTGGCCTCGATCGTCGCCGCCCTGGCCGTGTCCACCGCCGGCCGGGTGTACTTCGACCTGCTGATCGACCAATGGGACAGCTTCGTGTTCTGGCTGGAGAACCTCTTCTCGTGA
- a CDS encoding copper transporter, which produces MIDFRYHLVSLIAVFLAVALGIVIGTTQLNGPVLTNLQGQVTALQTDKRALEDQSRQLQTQLDDVGSFDEAVGPALVEGSLTERSVVLVVGSDDVAPDVLEGLTALLGSAGATVTGTIRLTTGYGDPVNDAAVEAYASGPGRPAGLAPADGTDAASVTADLLAEVLMVPPAVAGTPGPVPAAATSSVLAGLEELGVLSRATSSVTPADYAVLLTAGTLTEDDALPRTAALTDLVTALDRRGSGAVAAGDPTATEDGGLIRALRADSSVSAVVSTVDNVSVPAGRISTVLALAAESRGTTGKYGTGEDTQPVPPAS; this is translated from the coding sequence GTGATCGACTTCCGCTACCACCTGGTCTCGCTGATCGCGGTGTTCCTGGCCGTGGCGCTCGGGATCGTCATCGGCACCACCCAGCTCAACGGGCCGGTCCTGACGAACCTGCAGGGCCAGGTGACCGCGCTGCAGACCGACAAGCGGGCGCTGGAGGACCAGAGCCGGCAGCTGCAGACCCAGCTGGACGACGTGGGCAGCTTCGACGAGGCCGTGGGCCCCGCGCTCGTCGAGGGCAGCCTGACCGAGCGCAGCGTGGTGCTGGTCGTCGGTTCCGACGACGTCGCCCCCGACGTCCTGGAGGGGCTCACGGCCCTGCTGGGCAGCGCCGGCGCGACCGTCACCGGCACCATCCGGCTGACCACCGGCTACGGCGACCCGGTCAACGACGCCGCGGTGGAGGCCTACGCGTCCGGGCCCGGCCGCCCGGCCGGGCTGGCGCCCGCCGACGGCACCGACGCCGCCTCCGTGACCGCCGACCTGCTGGCCGAGGTGCTCATGGTGCCCCCGGCCGTGGCCGGCACGCCCGGACCGGTGCCGGCGGCCGCCACCTCCTCGGTGCTGGCCGGTCTCGAGGAGCTCGGCGTGCTCAGCCGGGCCACCTCCTCGGTCACCCCGGCCGACTACGCCGTGCTGCTGACCGCCGGGACCCTCACCGAGGACGACGCGCTGCCGCGGACCGCCGCGCTGACCGACCTGGTCACCGCCCTGGACCGGCGCGGGTCGGGGGCGGTGGCCGCCGGCGACCCGACCGCGACCGAGGACGGCGGCCTGATCCGGGCCCTGCGCGCCGACAGCTCGGTCTCCGCCGTTGTCTCCACCGTGGACAACGTGAGCGTGCCCGCCGGCCGGATCAGCACGGTGCTGGCGCTGGCCGCGGAGAGCCGCGGCACCACCGGCAAGTACGGCACCGGCGAGGACACCCAGCCCGTGCCCCCGGCGTCGTGA